From Loxodonta africana isolate mLoxAfr1 chromosome 16, mLoxAfr1.hap2, whole genome shotgun sequence:
tggtttcaacccaccatcCGCTCTGGGAGAGAAAAGAACTggtaatctgttcctgtaaagcctaggaaaccctatgtggcagttctactctgtcatgttgggttgctatgagtcggaatcgactcagtggcacacagcaGAAACAACTTGCCAGGTCCCATCTAGAACCTCACTCCTGGTGCTCACGGTGTACCCCACTTGTCTGCTCTATCCCACTGGGGGCTCAGCCTGCATCGTGGGTGGAGTCGGGCCCAGGTGCCAGCCCAGTGACTCATCCTTGAGGCCCCAGGCACAGCCAGGGAAGGGGAGTtagtggctgcagtgggcttcCGTGGTTTCTGACACCCCCATACCTGGGCTGTGGAGGCCCTTCTTGACAGTTTCTCCCACATTTCCTTGGCAAAAGCTGAGGGTGAAGAACGGGCCCAGCATTCAGCACAGACAGGGCAGGCCAGGCTCTTCTCCCTACTTATCTAGCCCTGGGCTTCTTGCCTCCTTCCCACTTCTCTTCCCATACGCTGAGCCACTGACTCTGCGGGCAGTGGCTTTCCTGCTTTTGTGTTGCTGCTGTTTACCAGCCCAGatacttgttttctgtttttgtctgtaTCTCTCCTCTCTGTTGCTCTCCCCATTTACCTGTCTCCCACCCCCTCACAGGAAGTTCATGCTCCTCCATGGCCCCCCACACCCCCTGCATGCACAGTTGCAGGCCCGGGAGGTCAGCAGACTTGGTGGGATTCTCAGGTCTGTTACTGGTACCTGTGTGGTCTTCTCTGAGCCAGTGAGAAgcctgtgagataataaatggaaAGCACCTGCCATAGGGTCTGCCTCTTGGGAGATGCGCAATAAACAGGGCACCTTACTGTTACTGTCATTATTGCCGTTACTGTTATTCCTTCAACCTCAGCCATATCCTGGGCAAAGGGTAACTTCCCCAAGGTGCAGTGAGGCTCAGCCTCTTATCTCTTTTTATCCCTTGACATTTCATTCTCTGCCCagcaataattattattatacctaccaccctggtggtgtagtggttaagaactaggctgctaaccaaaaggttagcagttcaaatccaccaggcgctccttggaaaccatatggggcagctctactctgttctatagggtcgctatgagtcagaatcgacttgacagcaatgttttgtttgtttgtttgtttaccactTATTAAGAATGTACTGTGTACCAGACACAGAGCTTGGTGCTTACCTTTTCTCATTAACTCCTCACAGTGCCCTTATGGTAtaggtgatgttgttgttgttgggtgccgtcaagtcggttttcACTCACCTGTGGGGGtatcatagtgacccaatgtgatagagtagaactgtcccatagggtttcctaggatgtaatcttttggaaacagatcaccagttctttctcccacagaaccgtgaggtgggttcaaactgccaatcttttgattagcagccatgcacttaaccattgcaccaccagggctcctgtaaatgatatcatcatccccattttatagataaggaaactgaggctcagagaggttaagcaacctaCCCAAGGTCACGTAGTCAAAACACATGGAggtaggattcaaacccaggtctttctGACTCTGCTATACTTTGTCTCTGCCTTTATCTCTGACCCAGTCGGCCTCCCATTCTTCTCCACTCACACCCTACCCCCGACACAGGCATGAATGTCCTGACCCTCGTTACCCAGCATGCTCGGCGGCCCCCCTGAAATAGAGGCATCCACCCACCTGCAGTGGTATCTGACCCAGGCCGTGGTCTTCTCTGACGGGCAGTTTGTGCTGCTGGTTTCCAGTCGCCTGTCTCTGCACACTTGCTGCTGTTTCTATTTTTTGATTTGAGTTTAGTTATAAAGCATGATGTGCTGCTCCCCCTGCTGacctccccctgccactcccAACTCGCCCACTAGTCCCATGGCATGGTCAGTGCCAAGCCCAGCCAAGCACCTTCCCCTCCAGGCCCTGCGGGGAGTACAAGCAGCATGGCAGGGGTCTGCTGGTGGCATGTGTGCCCGTTTATAGGGAGGCAGGGAGAAGGAAGCACAAATAAACCATTTTGAAAGCTCCTTTGGCCTTTGAGAGTGATGTAAAGCAGGGTCAGAAAGTTAAAGCTGGAGGGGTCTTCCATGCAGGAGGACACTGTGGCCAGACATGGGAAGAGACTAGCCAAATCCCACAGCAAGTTGGTGGCACTGTTAACATGAGAACCCCAGTCCAGGGACCCTTAGATGGGGACTCAGGATTATGGGATTGGCCCAGGCTTAAGAACTAGAAGACTCAGGCTAAGGGAAGCAGCACAGGCAGACAAACAGACAAAGGTTCAAGTGGGGTACAGAGCGGGCCTTTAAACCCTGggcccagccccagcctgcaATAAGAAGTTGTGTGTCCAGGAACCAGTTCCACCTGCCTCCTTCCCACAAAAGGCAGGATGGGGTATCCCTGGCCCAGGCCTCACTGTCCCTTGAAGCCAGCGAATTGGTCTCTAAAGTCCCTCCCAAGGCTAACTGAGGTCAGTTAGGGACCTTGGATTTGGGCCTATTAAAGCCCTCCCTGACCACCCGGAGACCCTCCTCACACAACCCATACCTTAGCACTTCTCGTCACTTTCAGTCCCAGATAATGGACGCACAAAGAGACACACCCACAACCACACCTATACTGGAGTCTCTGGAGTCTGATCAACTCCAGTGAGCTAGGACCCAGCCCCCACTGGGGTCCATGAGCCCTGGGGAGAGCTGGGGGGAGGCAGCTTGTGGCCAGGGGCTATCATGGACACTTAGAATCCCCTCCGTGTCTCTTCCCCTGCTCTCTAgggaacctggggtccctggccACAGAACCTCAGGGTTTGGGGAGTGAACACAGTGGCCAAGAGGGGTGGGGGCAACAGGAAGACAGAGTAGCAGGCTCTAGGGTCGGCTCCACACCAGGCTCTTACCGTCTTCCAGGTATCCACCTGTCCCAGGGGCTCCAGAAGCACCAGCAGGGCCAGAGCCAGGGTGGCAAAGTGGCAGAGCCCCGTGGCAGAGAGTAATGACTGGCTCTGGGGTGGAGATGAGCTTCGTATTGCAAGCAGGTAAACCAAGGAAGGCCCAGGCTGGCTGGGACACATCAGGGTACAGGCAGGAGCCACTTGTGTAAGATCAAGTGGGTGCAGGTGCTGGGGAGCAATGAGGAGGTAGGTTGGGGACCCAGGTTCATGGAAATAGATGACTTTTCCCACAGCACCACCATCTCAGAGTCCCCAGCCCCAGGGGACTGTGCACTGCACAACTCCTAGGGTCTCCAGTCGCATATACCATTTGGtgaatggcagccccaggaaTTGTGCAATGCTGCAGCCCTGCCCAACAGGCTTCCTTGAAGTCAGGTGCCTCATAGGCAAAGATACTGAGGTCAGATACCAGGGTGTCTAGGGATCCCAGCCCGAGGAAGTAGGGTGATTGGGCATGTCCAGAGATCTGTTGCTCTGCCAGGTTCCTGAAACCTGtctagaggagagagagaaggctaGGAACATACcactcctgtcctcctctggacCCAATACCTGCAGAGCTCTCCACAAATGTTTCCCACCCAGCTTAGTCCCAGACCTAATCCCAAACCCAGCTATAACCCATTTTTCTCCCATCACACTCACCGTTAAACTCTAAACCTAGTCCCCACATACGGCCCTAACCCCCATCCCAAGATGCTCATCCTCAGACAGCATGTGGGAAGGAGTCAATATTGTTAAAGTTCCTCCCCTTTGGTTGGGCTAGTTGTGTGTTCAGAGACAAAAACAGCTCCTATGGAGGGTGTGAGAGGTGGGGACTCTTCCACGGGAGACCCTTGGGGCAAGAAAAGAAGCTCATCCAGCTCCCAGGGGAGCCTAGGCTGGTCCTGGTTTGTCCCATCCAGAGGGGCCCAGCCAGTCACCCGTCCCCAGTTGGCAGCCACTCTGAGCCAGTGGGTGGTGCACAGCCAAAGATGGGGTTGAGGACAGTGAGGCAAGGATCAGGATGGATGGCAGGAgttggaggtggggtgggggaagcagAGAGCAGTCTGGAGGCTTCACTTCCAGCTGATAGCCCTCAGGTAGGATGTGGCTGTGGGGAAGGCCATGCTGTTGGggcagacaaagacagactgaaTCCGGGAGAAAGGCATGCTTTGCAGCTTTCCTCACAAGCCTGGTACACCCCCAGCCACCCCACCCCTAGAAGAGACACCTCTCCCTTCTCCCGAATGTGCTAGAGGAAAACAGAAGGCTGACATAAAAGAAATGGAACCAGCACCTTGGCGACCACTTGTGGGCTGGTAacctttcagtggagcttccagactaagatagactagaaagaaaggcctggtgatctacttccaaaaatcagccaatgacatctgaggtcttaaacgttagcaagaggccgtctaagatgcatcagttggtcccaacccatctggagcaaaggagaatgaagaccaccaaagacgcaaggtacttatgagcccaagagcagaaagggccacataaaccagagaccacatcagcctgagaccagaagaactagatggtgcccagctacaactgatgactgccctgccagtgaacacaacagagaacccctgagggggcagcagagcagtgggatgcagaccccaaattctcataaaaagaccaaacttaatggtctgactgagactagaaggactctggaggtcatggtccccagaccttctgttagcccaagacaggaaccactcccaaagccaattcttcagatagggattggactggactatagtatagaaaatgatactggtgaggagtgagcttcttggatcaagtagacacatgagactatgtgggcagctcctgtctagagggaagatgagatggcagagggggtcagaagctggccgaatggacacaaaaatagaaggtGGAGAGGAAtgtgccgtctcattaggggagaacaactaggagtatgtagcaaggtgtatataaatttttgtatgagagactgacttgatttgtaaacttccacttaaagcacaataaaaattaaaaaaaaaaaaacagcatgatcagaacactaaaaaaaaaaaaacacagccaaTGAagacctatggatcacaacggtctgatcccattgtacgtggggtcgccatgagttgggggcctacTTGACGGAAACTAGCAACAATCACAAGTCTGAGAAACCCACCATCTTCTACTTGGGACACTGAAGCCCACGGCTGGAGGGGTTGGGTTGGGAAGATGAGgtactggtgatctgctccctttgTGCAACCTAAGGACCATGGGCTATTTCTCCAGCTGCCCTGAATACAGAACTAGAAAGCAGGGGGtgaatggagcagaaaggagtcTGGGTAGGCTTCAGGAAGACCTTTATGTTCTAAAGAGGTGCCCAGAACCAGAGAGGGAGCAAGGGTAGACAGGGTCCTGTGTAGATCTCTGAGATCAGAAGAGTAATTGGGAGGTGGGTAGGGTCTGGGTGCTGAAAACATGGTGGagaactgggtggtgcaagtgcAGGAGAGATACAGGAGAACTCTGGCATCGAGCAGGGCTTTAGACATCATGGCTGGTGGCAGGAGCACATTCGGGAACCTGTCCTCCTTTCCCGTTGTGAGAATGGTGGAACAGGGCTGGGACGAGAATTCGCTAAGTGTAGAACTATAGCTGCAGCCAAATTTTCTTCCTGAGGCTGTAGCTGGGTCTAGAACTGAGGGGAGGGAGATGCAGAGGTTATAGGCTTGGCAGAGGTGCAGGAAGGTCCAGACAGCCACAGGTGCCAGGTCTGACCATGGCGAGGTTCAGGTGAGCTCCCACAGCCTTTCTGCTGAGGAGGCAGGACAAGCCAGCCTCACAAGCTCTTCCATTTTATACTTTCCACCCCCTTCCTTCTTAGCCTTTCCACTCTTTCTGGGGTCTGAGAACCTGGATAAGCTGCAGGAGAGGAAGGCCTACAGGAGTATTGCCTAAGCCAGGTCCTGGTGAGACCTTGGGTCAACGAGGGGTTCCCAGTATCTTGGGGAGTGGGCCTGGTCTCTTTCAGCCTTCATTTCCAGCCACATACATCCCTCCTGCCAACCAACCACTGAACTGGTCCCATCCTATGTCACCAGCCTTTACTTGACCCCTTACTTCTAACTGTAGCCTTGCCCCCTGCCCAGCCCCTCACCTGACTTCTCACTTTAATGGCACCCAGCCTTGCCCCCTTACCCCCCAACCTCCTgcccagccctcacctggccccTCAGTTCCGGCCTGCACCCCACAACTGCTGATCCAGCTGGCACAGCTGGTGGAGGAAGCCTCGGTTGGGGAAGACCCATCGGTGCTGCCGCACAGTGATCACCGCCTGGCGCAAGGACAACTTCTGGCGCAGCATGAGGTAGGCGAGGACCAGCGTGGCAGAGCGGCTCACACCCACCACACAGTGCACCAGGACCTTGGCTGAGGAAGACATCCTAGTGAAAGACCCTTCTCTACCAGGAGACCCTCCCAGGGGCTGGGATGGAGACCCAAGTTCCTTTCCCTTGTCTACCTTGGGCATACTCTGTGACCCTGTGGCCTTATGGGCCTGTTTCCTGATTTGTCAAATGGGTAGACTAACATCTGTTTTGGGATGAGGTCCAACTCACATGACTTACAAGACCCTCTAAGAGCTTCCCCTGCTGAGCCCACCTCTCATCTCAGGTGATTCCACCCTAACTCTCAGCTCTAGGAACACTGGGTAGTTTTCAGTTCcttgaagctgtcatggtctctGCCCTCCAGCTTTGGCACATGCTATTTCAACTACCTGAAAAAGTTTTCCCCTGCTCTTGGTCTGACTAAGTTCAAGTCATTCATCAGGTCTCAAATGAAACAATGTTGCCTCACATGGGCTTCCCTGACCACCTCAGGGTATTGCCTGAATCACAGAACAGCTCATGGCTTTATGCATGTGGTCCAGTGAGTACTGTTGTAGAGAAAGGTCCCCTACCTCTCTGATCCTTGGAGTGAGTTGAGTGCCCCACTCTTCACCTTTGCCTACGGTAGCACTCACGACACTTCACAATTTGGCTGTCTTTCCATCACACAGGTAACAGTTTCATGAGGCAGGGGCCCTACCTTGCTTTCTTCTGGGTTCCCAGTATCTAgctcagagcctggcacatggcaGATACCCAGTAAATGGCTGGTGAGTGAACGGATGAATGTTAAAGTGCTTGGGATGTTAAAAAGTGCTGTGTCATTCCCATCACAttggtgaggaaactgaagtccagAGAGAGGTGGTAGTTGCCCAGGGTCACGTAGCAAGGGGCACAGCTGTCTCCCTGAATGAACTCTAGCTTCCCCGAGGTCTTTTGTCGTACCTTAGgtatttgaagtttttttttttccccatctgaaAGTACTTTGGGGCAGAGGTGAGATATCCAGGTACCAAATGGATTTTCCAAAGCTAAGTGATTCATAAAAAGAACTCTTTTGCTATTTGGGAGGCCTGGCTTCCAGCCGCAGAGCTGCTCCTAACTCATAGCCTTGTATTAACATGACCTTGTATTCTAGGgcttagtttccccatctgtgaacattaagcaaagaattaaaaaaaaaaaaaaaaaaacctggccggTTTAAAAACCAGGAATGGGAGGGCACTCATGATTGGGGGGAAACTGGGTATCCCCCCCTGACTGAGCAGAATGGAATCTGGGAGAAAGAGCCCAAGTCTTACCCCCAGGTGTGCTGAGGGCGCAATGGATGAAGTCAGCTGCGGAGGAGAAGTAGGCACTGATGTTGAAGTCAGGGAGGTCGTGGGCTGGCACCCCCAGGTAGCTCACATTGCTGCCATAGAAGTCAGGGCCGCCCTGGCAGTAGAGGCCCCCGTGGGCCGCGTTCAGCACATGGGTGATGCCCAGCTTCCACAGCTCAAAGCGGTTATTTGCCGTGGCCCTGGAAAGGGCAGGAAGGGTGCTGGAtgctggctgggccatgagtccagGAACGAGGCTTTGCCTGGACCTCTGCTTCAGAGGGATGGGGCCCAGCAAGCTCCAGCTGGAGTCTGCAGGCCACAGCCCCACCCCAGTCCTTTCTGGTGGGAGGGTTGGTAGTGCAGGGAGTTACCTTTAGACCCTCTTTGGTTTCTGAGGTAAACTGCCCCTGCCTTGGCCAgggcaggaaagaaaagattgCCTCAGCCCTGGGACCCAGCTGCCCCTCCTTTCCTGTTCATCTCCTCCCACACATATTCCACATCTCCTGGCCACCACTTCCTAACTGCTTCTAATTTGCAAATGTTTAAAGATGACATCTTACCTGATTCACATTCAGTCAGGCTTCCCCACCTACTCCGTGACCAGATAAGGGAGGATGGAACCAGGACGAGGGGCTCTCTGTCCACCCCAAATCACCATTCCTCAGGCGTCTGCCCTCCCGGGCTCACCAGTTATACCAGATCTACCAGAAAACTTCAGGGGCCCCTGGGAAGCACCCCACTTTCAGGCAGGTAAAATCCCTGCCCTGCCGCCCCCTGGTGGCCGAGCCTGGTCACTGCCCCGTCTTCAGCACAGGGGGTCCTGGACAAAGTCCCTGGCCTGGGATGCTCAGAACCGAACCATTTTTCCTTGTTCCCgccccacccccatccctgctaaaGTGTCAAGAACTGTCAGTCCCTTTCACCATTCCCTCCACCAGCTATCACTCACGCATCTCCTATGAAAAGGTTGGGCCAGACTTCGTCCACTCGGCTGCAAGAGACCTTTCCCTCCCTCAAGAGCTCCTCCAGCTCCAGGACACTGGAGCAAGGTGCGGCTTTGGTGTCTCCCCCCAACCCTGGGAGCGAGGCCTCAGCCATGGGCCAGCCCACCGCCCCTCTGCCTCTGCCGTCACTCCTCTCTGcctctccagtgtcatttcttctCCGAGATTGGCAGGAACAGGTGGGACAGGACAGTGACTCAGCAAGCCACCGGGGCCTCCAGAGAGGACAGAACCTTTACTCAAGTCACTGCCCCAGGCATCGTGAGAAGGGGAAATCAGAGCGACCTCTGTAAGTCACTCCAACTTCCTCAACCTCAGTTTTTCGTCTGTAAAGTAAGGATCATTACACCCATCTCTGAGGACTGCTGTGAGAATGAAATGAAACAAAGGATATGCTGTGTCAatcacatagtaagtgcttacGAAACACTTGTTGAATTAATAAATTTAGAGCCCTCCATAAGGCTGCCTGACTCTGAGGCCTGAGTTAAAGCAGAGATCCAGGGTGGAGAAAAAAGACGTGGCTGGCTCCATGGCTGAATCGTAAAAAAATCTCTGCACGTCTAGGTGGGCCACAAACTGGGTGGGAGTCTTATGTCTGGGTTATGGGGCTCAGGGCCATTTTCCTGAGTTATAGAGTCTAGAAATGTGGACAGgaggcatgttgttgtttttaggtgctgtcaagtcggtttcagctcatagcgaccctacgtgcaacagaacgaaaggAGAGGAGGCACAGCGGATCTCACGGGGTTTCTGGGGAAAGGTTTGAACAATGGCCTTGTAGTGAAGATGccttatttctcaaaagagaaggCTGAAAAGGGCCTCGTATGTCAAACGGGGAGAGGGAGGTAAACATAGTCCTAGACTTTCTGAAGAGCCAAAGAGCTTAACTGTCATCAGAAACATTTAGAGGGTTGGAAGGGAGACTTCTCTGCCTATAAGGGCTTTTGGCCCCAGAATAGAAACTGAGACAGGTCTCTCTGTCCTTCTGCCAGGGCTGGTTTTCAGCAGAAGAGATGAAATGTCTTGCCCTCTCCCAGGTGACTTTATGAAGGTGTTGACAGGGCTGGGAGGGGTATGAGCTGCAATGGGAAGAGCTCCCATGTGCCCCTAAGTTCAGCTTGGGGGGAAAGGCCACACCAGAGTGCACCATGGAAGCAGCCTGCACTAATGTCCACAACAGAACATACCAACCCCACCAGACCCCCACCCAGGTTACCCTG
This genomic window contains:
- the DUSP13A gene encoding dual specificity protein phosphatase 13A, which gives rise to MAEASLPGLGGDTKAAPCSSVLELEELLREGKVSCSRVDEVWPNLFIGDAATANNRFELWKLGITHVLNAAHGGLYCQGGPDFYGSNVSYLGVPAHDLPDFNISAYFSSAADFIHCALSTPGAKVLVHCVVGVSRSATLVLAYLMLRQKLSLRQAVITVRQHRWVFPNRGFLHQLCQLDQQLWGAGRN